In Penaeus monodon isolate SGIC_2016 chromosome 43, NSTDA_Pmon_1, whole genome shotgun sequence, one DNA window encodes the following:
- the LOC119568333 gene encoding probable serine/threonine-protein kinase DDB_G0282963, with amino-acid sequence MTPSVATTTTTKKCPPAWQQQQQRNYPQRGNDNNNKEMTPSMATTTTTKKLPPVWQQQQRNAPQHGNNNSNNNNNKEMTPSMATTTATTTTTRNDPLHGNNNNNKEMTPSMATATATTTTTRNDPQHGNNNSNNNNNNKEMTPSMATTTATTTTTRNDHQHGNNNSNNNNNNKEMTPSMATATATTTTTRNDPQHGNNNSNNNSNNNKEMTPSMATTTATTTATTTRNDHQHGNNNSNNNNNNNKEMTHSVATTTTTKKCPPAWQQQQQRNDPQRGNNNNNKEMTPSMATTTTTKKLPPAWQRQQQQRNDPQRGNNNNNKEITPSVATTTTTKK; translated from the coding sequence atgacCCCCAGcgtggcaacaacaacaacaacaaagaaatgccCCCCAGcgtggcaacaacaacaacaaagaaattacCCCCAGCGtggcaacgacaacaacaacaaagaaatgacACCCagcatggcaacaacaacaacaacaaagaaattacCCCCAgtatggcaacaacaacaaagaaatgccCCCCAGcatggcaacaacaacagcaacaacaacaacaacaaagaaatgacCCCCAGcatggcaacaacaacagcaacaacaacaacaacaagaaatgacCCCCtgcatggcaacaacaacaacaacaaagaaatgacCCCCAGCatggcaacagcaacagcaacaacaacaacaacaagaaatgacCCCCAGcatggcaacaacaacagcaacaacaacaacaacaacaaagaaatgacCCCCAGcatggcaacaacaacagcaacaacaacaacaacaagaaatgacCACCAGcatggcaacaacaacagcaacaacaacaacaacaacaaagaaatgacCCCCAGCatggcaacagcaacagcaacaacaacaacaacaagaaatgacCCCCAGcatggcaacaacaacagcaacaacaacagcaacaacaacaaagaaatgacCCCCAGcatggcaacaacaacagcaacaacaacagcaacaacaacaagaaatgacCACCAGcatggcaacaacaacagcaacaacaacaacaacaacaacaaagaaatgacCCACAGcgtggcaacaacaacaacaacaaagaaatgccCCCCAGcgtggcaacaacaacaacaaagaaatgacCCACAGcgtggcaacaacaacaacaacaaagaaatgacCCCCAGCAtggcaacgacaacaacaacaaagaaattacCCCCAGCGtggcaacgacaacaacaacaaagaaatgacCCCCAGcgtggcaacaacaacaacaacaaagaaattacCCCCAGcgtggcaacaacaacaacaacaaagaaatga
- the LOC119568332 gene encoding cell wall protein RTB1-like — protein sequence MLQSNNYATTQAMELDVLKGLSDKSIKDTPTADIPTAATPIANTPTESTLTAATPIAATVTAHTSTENTPNADTPTQTHPRKKTPTVDTPTADTPTVDTPTAETPTADTPTADTPIAATVTSDTSTENTPTADAPTKKNTQNKTRPQQTRPQQTRPQQTHPQKKAPTVDTPTADTPTADTPTADTPTAKRT from the exons ATGTTGCAGTCTAATAACTATGCAACTACGCAAGCCATGGAATTAGAT GTGTTAAAAGGACTAAGTGACAAATCCATAAAAG ACACGCCCACAGCAGACATACCCACAGCAGCCACGCCCATAGCAAACACGCCCACAGAAAGCACACTGACAGCAGCCACACCCATAGCAGCCACGGTCACAGCACACACGTCCACAGAAAACACACCGAATGCAGACACACCCACA CAGACACACCCACGGAAAAAAACACCCACAGTAGACACGCCCACAGCAGACACGCCCACAGTAGACACGCCCACAGCAGAAACGCCCACAGCAGACACGCCCACAGCAGACACACCCATAGCAGCCACTGTCACATCAGACACGTCCACAGAAAACACACCGACAGCAGACGCACccacgaaaaaaaacacccagAACAAGACACGCCCACAGCAGACACGCCCACAACAGACACGCCCACAACAGACACACCCACAGAAAAAAGCACCCACAGTAGACACGCCCACAGCAGACACGCCCACAGCAGACACGCCCACTGCAGACACGCCCACCGCCAAACGTACCTGA